The Streptomyces sp. NBC_00162 genome window below encodes:
- a CDS encoding peptidylprolyl isomerase — MVTSDQRRRQLAREKYERQQKRRAEARQKTRRRGAMIGAAVAVVVATLVGLIVGGVFDKDKKDQAADPAANPSASPSPKQSPSPEMAIDQKAKYTFALKTSAGDINFAMDAAKTPQTVNSFKSLADKGYFDNTKCHRLTSGGIFVLQCGDPEGTGMGGPGYTIPDENLDSLGKANEQGQVVYPAGTVAMANTGQPGSGGSQFFLVYKDSPLAPSYTPFGKIDAAGLKVLEDIAKVGTADGGQDGAPKNEVKIEKGTVTQN, encoded by the coding sequence GTGGTCACGAGCGATCAGCGGCGGCGACAGCTCGCCAGGGAGAAGTACGAGCGCCAGCAGAAGCGCCGGGCCGAGGCCCGGCAGAAGACGCGCCGACGGGGGGCGATGATCGGCGCGGCGGTGGCCGTGGTGGTCGCGACGCTGGTCGGCCTCATCGTGGGCGGCGTGTTCGACAAGGACAAGAAGGACCAGGCGGCCGACCCGGCCGCGAACCCGTCGGCCTCGCCGTCGCCGAAGCAGTCCCCGTCGCCCGAGATGGCCATCGACCAGAAGGCGAAGTACACCTTCGCCCTGAAGACCAGCGCGGGCGACATCAACTTCGCGATGGACGCGGCGAAGACCCCGCAGACCGTGAACTCCTTCAAGTCGCTCGCCGACAAGGGCTACTTCGACAACACCAAGTGCCACCGGCTGACGTCGGGCGGGATCTTCGTGCTCCAGTGCGGCGACCCGGAGGGCACCGGCATGGGCGGCCCCGGCTACACGATCCCGGACGAGAACCTGGACTCGCTGGGCAAGGCGAACGAGCAGGGCCAGGTGGTCTACCCGGCCGGCACGGTCGCGATGGCCAACACCGGCCAGCCCGGCTCGGGCGGCAGCCAGTTCTTCCTGGTCTACAAGGACAGCCCGCTGGCGCCTTCGTACACCCCGTTCGGCAAGATCGACGCGGCGGGCCTGAAGGTCCTGGAGGACATCGCCAAGGTCGGTACGGCCGACGGCGGACAGGACGGGGCCCCGAAGAACGAAGTGAAGATCGAGAAGGGCACCGTCACCCAGAACTGA
- the ruvC gene encoding crossover junction endodeoxyribonuclease RuvC produces the protein MRVLGVDPGLTRCGIGVVEGVAGRPLTMLAVGVVRTPADAELGNRLVAIEQGIEEWLDTHRPEVVAVERVFSQHNVSTVMGTAQASAVAMLCAARRGIPVALHTPSEVKAAVTGSGRADKAQVGAMVTRLLRLDAPPKPADAADALALAICHIWRAPAQNRLQQAVALHASGSKGRTR, from the coding sequence GTGCGCGTACTGGGTGTGGACCCGGGGCTGACGCGATGCGGTATCGGCGTCGTCGAGGGTGTCGCCGGCCGCCCCCTGACCATGCTCGCGGTGGGGGTCGTACGTACGCCCGCCGACGCCGAGTTGGGCAACCGTCTCGTCGCCATCGAGCAGGGCATCGAGGAATGGCTCGACACCCACCGGCCCGAAGTCGTCGCCGTGGAACGGGTGTTCAGCCAGCACAACGTCAGCACCGTGATGGGCACCGCCCAGGCGAGCGCCGTCGCCATGCTGTGCGCGGCCCGGCGCGGGATACCGGTCGCGCTGCACACCCCGAGCGAGGTCAAGGCCGCCGTCACCGGCAGCGGCCGGGCCGACAAGGCCCAGGTCGGAGCGATGGTGACCCGGCTGCTCAGGCTGGACGCACCGCCGAAGCCCGCCGACGCCGCCGATGCCCTCGCCCTCGCCATCTGCCACATCTGGCGGGCCCCCGCCCAGAACCGCCTCCAGCAGGCGGTCGCCCTGCACGCCTCTGGCTCGAAAGGCCGTACCCGATGA
- a CDS encoding RelA/SpoT family protein — MPDEVQPLSAAQPDPQAEQAAAPAATPPPAPPVKPAPAKSAGSSNRVRARLARLGVQRTNPYNPVLEPLLRIVRSNDPKIETATLRQLEQAYQVAERWHRGQKRKSGDPYITHPLAVTTILAELGMDPATLMAGLLHDTVEDTEYGLEDLRRDFGDAVALLVDGVTKLDRVKFGEAAQAETVRKMVVAMAKDPRVLVIKLADRLHNMRTMRYLKREKQEKKARETLEIYAPLAHRLGMNTIKWELEDLAFAILYPKMYDEIVRLVAERAPKRDEYLAVVTDEVQTDLRAARIKATVTGRPKHYYSVYQKMIVRGRDFAEIYDLVGIRVLVDTVRDCYAALGTVHARWNPVPGRFKDYIAMPKFNMYQSLHTTVIGPSGKPVELQIRTFDMHRRAEYGIAAHWKYKQQTVAGTSKVRTDVPQAAKGSAGQDTVNDMAWLRQLLDWQKETEDPGEFLDSLRFDLSRNEVFVFTPKGDVIALPAGATPVDFAYAVHTEVGHRTIGARVNGRLVPLESTLDNGDLVEVFTSKAEGAGPSRDWLGFVKSPRARNKIRAWFSKERRDEAIEHGKDAIARAMRKQNLPIQRILTGDSLVTLAHEMRYPDISSLYAAIGEGHVAAQGVVQKLVQALGGEEAANEDIEESVPPSRTRGTRRKNADPGVVVKGVDDVWVKLARCCTPVPGDPIVGFVTRGSGVSVHRADCVNVDSLSQEPERMLEVEWAPTQSSVFLVAIQVEALDRSRLLSDVTRVLSDQHVNILSAAVQTSRDRVATSRFTFEMGDPKHLGHVLKAVRGVEGVYDVYRVTSARRP, encoded by the coding sequence TTGCCAGACGAGGTCCAGCCACTCTCCGCCGCGCAGCCAGACCCGCAGGCCGAGCAGGCCGCGGCGCCCGCCGCCACGCCCCCGCCGGCCCCGCCGGTCAAGCCCGCGCCGGCGAAGTCGGCCGGGTCCTCCAACCGGGTGCGCGCCCGGCTCGCCCGGCTCGGCGTCCAGCGCACCAACCCGTACAACCCGGTACTGGAGCCCCTGCTCCGCATAGTCCGCAGCAACGACCCGAAGATCGAGACGGCGACGCTGCGCCAGCTGGAACAGGCCTACCAGGTCGCCGAGCGCTGGCACCGCGGCCAGAAGCGCAAGAGCGGTGACCCGTACATCACCCACCCGCTCGCGGTGACCACCATCCTCGCCGAGCTCGGCATGGACCCCGCCACCCTGATGGCCGGTCTGCTCCACGACACCGTCGAGGACACCGAGTACGGCCTCGAAGACCTGCGCCGCGACTTCGGCGACGCCGTGGCCCTCCTCGTCGACGGCGTCACCAAGCTCGACCGGGTCAAGTTCGGCGAGGCGGCCCAGGCCGAGACCGTCCGCAAGATGGTCGTGGCGATGGCCAAGGACCCCCGGGTCCTCGTGATCAAGCTCGCCGACCGCCTGCACAACATGCGCACCATGCGCTACCTCAAGCGGGAGAAGCAGGAGAAGAAGGCCCGCGAGACCCTCGAGATCTACGCCCCGCTGGCGCACCGGCTGGGCATGAACACGATCAAGTGGGAGCTCGAGGACCTCGCCTTCGCGATCCTCTACCCCAAGATGTACGACGAGATCGTGCGGCTCGTCGCCGAGCGCGCCCCCAAGCGCGACGAGTACCTCGCCGTCGTCACCGACGAGGTGCAGACCGACCTGCGCGCCGCGCGCATCAAGGCCACCGTCACCGGCCGGCCCAAGCACTACTACAGCGTCTACCAGAAGATGATCGTCCGCGGCCGTGACTTCGCGGAGATCTACGACCTGGTGGGCATCCGCGTCCTCGTCGACACCGTACGGGACTGCTACGCGGCCCTGGGCACGGTGCACGCGCGATGGAATCCGGTCCCCGGCCGGTTCAAGGACTACATCGCGATGCCCAAGTTCAACATGTACCAGTCGCTCCACACGACGGTCATCGGGCCCAGCGGCAAGCCGGTCGAGCTCCAGATCCGCACCTTCGACATGCACCGCCGTGCCGAGTACGGGATCGCCGCCCACTGGAAGTACAAGCAGCAGACCGTCGCCGGCACCTCCAAGGTCCGCACCGACGTCCCGCAGGCCGCCAAGGGCAGCGCCGGCCAGGACACGGTCAACGACATGGCCTGGCTGCGCCAGCTGCTCGACTGGCAGAAGGAGACCGAGGACCCGGGCGAGTTCCTCGACTCGCTGCGCTTCGACCTCTCCCGCAACGAGGTCTTCGTCTTCACGCCCAAGGGCGACGTCATAGCGCTGCCCGCCGGGGCCACGCCCGTGGACTTCGCGTACGCCGTCCACACCGAGGTCGGCCACCGGACCATAGGGGCCCGGGTCAACGGGCGCCTCGTCCCGCTGGAGTCCACGCTCGACAACGGCGACCTGGTCGAGGTCTTCACCTCCAAGGCGGAGGGTGCCGGACCGTCCCGCGACTGGCTCGGCTTCGTCAAGTCCCCGCGCGCCCGCAACAAGATCCGCGCCTGGTTCTCCAAGGAGCGCCGCGACGAGGCCATCGAGCACGGCAAGGACGCCATCGCGCGGGCCATGCGCAAGCAGAACCTGCCGATCCAGCGCATCCTGACGGGCGACTCCCTCGTCACTCTCGCGCACGAGATGCGCTACCCCGACATCTCCTCCCTGTACGCGGCGATCGGCGAGGGCCACGTGGCCGCGCAGGGCGTCGTACAGAAGCTGGTGCAGGCCCTCGGTGGCGAGGAAGCGGCCAACGAGGACATCGAGGAGAGCGTCCCGCCCTCCCGGACCCGGGGCACGCGCCGCAAGAACGCCGACCCGGGTGTGGTCGTCAAGGGCGTCGACGACGTGTGGGTCAAGCTGGCCCGCTGCTGCACCCCGGTGCCGGGGGACCCGATCGTCGGCTTCGTCACGCGCGGCAGTGGCGTATCGGTTCACCGGGCGGACTGCGTCAACGTGGACTCCCTCTCCCAGGAGCCCGAGCGGATGCTGGAGGTCGAGTGGGCGCCCACCCAGTCCTCGGTCTTCCTGGTCGCCATCCAGGTCGAGGCACTGGACCGGTCCCGCCTGCTGTCGGACGTCACCCGCGTCCTGTCCGACCAGCACGTCAACATCCTCTCGGCCGCCGTCCAGACCTCCCGCGACCGCGTGGCCACCTCCCGCTTCACCTTCGAGATGGGCGACCCCAAGCACCTGGGCCACGTCCTGAAGGCCGTTCGGGGTGTGGAGGGCGTCTACGACGTCTACCGTGTGACTTCGGCCCGCCGGCCGTAG
- the secD gene encoding protein translocase subunit SecD: MAAPKKGRRPTGAQGRPGRALAIILIAMVALTAGMFLSKQTTPRLGIDLAGGTSITLKAKSEPGKPDAINETNMNTAVGIIERRVNGLGVSEAEVQTQGRDHIIVNIPKGANEQQAREQVGTTAQLYFRPVLAFADGAPAAPEGTQSPSPSASGSQAPKAGDGKSPSATPSSSATSQGRALSEALKAPNAPTPTPSGSESKKADDNKATPTPSGSGAPSPSTPPSAEETAAAGLQDAFAKLDCSNEEQRAAAGKGVKPTDPMVACGQRGTAWGKWILGPAQVDGQDVKNAKGVIDPQRGAWIVTMQFTDKGADKFAKITGELATKQMPQNQFAIVLDGQVISDPSVSQALTGGNAEISGGFTQQSAQDLGNMLSYGALPLSFSEDSVTTVTAALGGEQLKAGLIAGAIGLLLVVIYLLVYYRGLAFVAIVSLLVSAILTYTIMALLGKGIGFALNLPAVCGAIVAIGITADSFIVYFERIRDEIREGRTLRPAVERAWPRARRTILVSDFVSFLAAAVLFIVTVGKVQGFAFTLGLTTLLDVVVVFLFTKPIMTLLARTKFFASGHPWSGLDPKRLGAKPPLRRSRRTAAPAPVDAKEA; the protein is encoded by the coding sequence GTGGCAGCACCGAAGAAGGGCCGGCGGCCCACGGGGGCTCAGGGGAGGCCGGGGCGCGCCCTGGCGATCATCCTGATCGCGATGGTGGCGCTCACCGCGGGGATGTTCCTCTCCAAGCAGACGACTCCCCGGCTCGGCATCGACCTCGCCGGCGGCACGAGCATCACGCTCAAGGCCAAGAGCGAGCCCGGCAAGCCGGACGCGATCAACGAGACCAACATGAACACGGCGGTCGGCATCATCGAGCGCCGCGTCAACGGACTCGGCGTATCGGAGGCCGAGGTCCAGACGCAGGGCCGCGACCACATCATCGTGAACATCCCCAAGGGTGCGAACGAGCAGCAGGCGCGCGAGCAGGTCGGTACCACCGCCCAGCTGTACTTCCGCCCGGTGCTCGCCTTTGCCGACGGCGCCCCCGCCGCTCCCGAGGGCACCCAGAGCCCGAGCCCTTCCGCGAGCGGCTCCCAGGCCCCCAAGGCCGGCGACGGCAAGTCCCCGTCGGCCACCCCGTCGTCCAGCGCCACTTCCCAGGGCCGTGCGCTCAGCGAGGCCCTCAAGGCCCCGAACGCCCCCACTCCCACCCCCTCGGGTAGCGAGTCGAAGAAGGCAGACGACAACAAGGCCACTCCGACCCCGTCGGGCTCGGGCGCGCCGTCGCCGTCCACGCCCCCGTCGGCCGAGGAGACCGCGGCCGCCGGCCTGCAGGACGCCTTCGCGAAGCTGGACTGCTCCAACGAGGAGCAGCGCGCCGCCGCCGGCAAGGGCGTCAAGCCCACGGACCCGATGGTCGCCTGTGGCCAGCGCGGCACCGCCTGGGGCAAGTGGATCCTCGGCCCGGCCCAGGTCGACGGCCAGGACGTGAAGAACGCCAAGGGCGTCATCGACCCGCAGCGCGGTGCCTGGATCGTCACGATGCAGTTCACCGACAAGGGCGCCGACAAGTTCGCCAAGATCACCGGTGAGCTCGCCACCAAGCAGATGCCGCAGAACCAGTTCGCGATCGTGCTCGACGGCCAGGTCATCTCCGACCCGTCCGTCAGCCAGGCGCTGACCGGCGGCAACGCCGAGATCTCCGGCGGCTTCACCCAGCAGTCCGCGCAGGACCTGGGCAACATGCTCTCGTACGGCGCCCTGCCGCTCTCCTTCAGCGAGGACAGCGTCACCACCGTCACGGCCGCCCTCGGCGGTGAGCAGCTGAAGGCCGGCCTGATCGCCGGTGCCATCGGCCTGCTGCTCGTGGTGATCTACCTGCTGGTGTACTACCGGGGCCTGGCGTTCGTCGCCATCGTCAGCCTCCTGGTCTCCGCGATCCTCACCTACACGATCATGGCGCTGCTCGGCAAGGGCATCGGGTTCGCGCTGAACCTGCCCGCCGTCTGCGGTGCGATCGTCGCGATCGGCATCACGGCGGACTCGTTCATCGTGTACTTCGAACGCATCCGGGACGAGATCCGCGAGGGCCGCACCCTGCGTCCGGCCGTCGAGCGTGCCTGGCCGCGGGCCCGGCGCACCATCCTGGTCTCCGACTTCGTGTCGTTCCTGGCGGCCGCGGTGCTGTTCATCGTCACCGTCGGCAAGGTGCAGGGCTTCGCCTTCACGCTGGGTCTCACCACCCTGCTCGACGTGGTCGTGGTGTTCCTCTTCACCAAGCCGATCATGACGCTGCTGGCGCGTACGAAGTTCTTCGCCAGCGGTCACCCGTGGTCCGGGCTGGACCCGAAGCGGCTCGGTGCCAAGCCGCCGCTGCGCCGGTCCCGCCGTACCGCCGCACCCGCCCCCGTCGACGCAAAGGAGGCGTGA
- a CDS encoding DUF349 domain-containing protein, with protein sequence MSSDPWGRVDETGTVYVRTADGEKVVGSWQAGTPEEALAYFERKYEGLVVEIGLLEKRVRTTDLSAKDAQTAIDHLRTQVDEHHAVGDLDALRVRLDKLVETVESRREERKAQKAKQTDEARAAKDALVVEAEQLAQSDQWRSAGERLRALVDIWKGLPRLDRKSDDELWHRFSHARSAFSKRRKAHFASLDAQREDARKVKEKLVAEAESLSKSTDWGPTAARYRDLMADWKAAGRAQRESEDDLWNRFRGAQDVFFAARSEVFAERDAEQGENLKLKEELADEAEKLVPITDLKAARAAFRTLNERWEAIGHVPRDARPKVEGRMHTVERAIQEAEEGEWRRTNPEARARAAGLTGQLQAAVDKLREQIDAARAAGNNAKADKLSRELEGRQALLDQALKGLEEFGG encoded by the coding sequence GTGAGCAGCGACCCGTGGGGCCGAGTCGACGAGACGGGCACCGTGTACGTGCGTACTGCCGATGGCGAGAAAGTCGTCGGTTCGTGGCAGGCGGGCACCCCTGAGGAGGCCCTGGCCTATTTCGAGCGCAAGTACGAGGGCCTGGTGGTCGAAATCGGCCTCCTCGAAAAGCGGGTGCGGACCACCGATCTGTCCGCCAAGGACGCGCAGACCGCGATCGACCACCTGCGTACGCAGGTCGACGAGCACCATGCCGTGGGTGACCTCGACGCTCTGCGCGTACGGCTGGACAAGCTGGTCGAGACCGTCGAGTCGCGGCGCGAGGAGCGCAAGGCCCAGAAGGCCAAGCAGACCGACGAGGCCCGCGCGGCCAAGGACGCGCTGGTCGTCGAGGCCGAGCAGCTGGCGCAGAGCGACCAGTGGCGCAGCGCGGGCGAGCGGCTGCGTGCCCTGGTGGACATCTGGAAGGGTCTGCCCCGGCTGGACCGCAAGTCGGACGACGAGCTGTGGCACCGCTTCTCGCACGCCCGCTCCGCGTTCTCCAAGCGCCGCAAGGCGCACTTCGCCTCGCTGGACGCGCAGCGCGAGGATGCCCGCAAGGTCAAGGAGAAGCTGGTCGCCGAGGCCGAGTCGCTGTCGAAGTCGACCGACTGGGGTCCGACGGCCGCCCGCTACCGCGACCTGATGGCGGACTGGAAGGCGGCGGGCCGGGCGCAGCGCGAGTCCGAGGACGACCTGTGGAACCGTTTCCGCGGTGCGCAGGACGTCTTCTTCGCGGCGCGCAGCGAGGTGTTCGCGGAGCGCGACGCCGAGCAGGGGGAGAACCTGAAGCTGAAGGAGGAGCTGGCCGACGAGGCCGAGAAGCTCGTCCCGATCACGGACCTGAAGGCGGCCCGTGCCGCGTTCCGCACCCTGAACGAGCGCTGGGAGGCCATCGGCCACGTGCCGCGGGACGCCCGGCCGAAGGTCGAGGGCCGGATGCACACGGTGGAGCGGGCCATCCAGGAGGCCGAGGAGGGCGAGTGGCGTCGTACGAACCCGGAGGCGCGGGCGCGTGCGGCCGGTCTGACGGGCCAGCTCCAGGCGGCGGTCGACAAGCTGCGTGAGCAGATCGACGCGGCGCGCGCCGCGGGCAACAACGCGAAGGCCGACAAGCTCTCGCGCGAGCTGGAGGGCCGCCAGGCCCTGCTGGACCAGGCCCTGAAGGGTCTGGAGGAGTTCGGCGGCTGA
- the ruvA gene encoding Holliday junction branch migration protein RuvA has translation MIAFVSGPVAALAPTLAVIEVGGVGMAVHCTPNTIAGLRMGEQARLATSLVVREDSLTLYGFADDDERQVFELLQTASGVGPRLAQAMLGVHSPDALRTAVSTGDEKALMAVPGIGKKGAQKLLLELKDKLGAPLGASGLVGAQRAVAAGPAPWTEQLAAALIGLGYASRDAEEAVSAVTPQAEAAIAAGGSAPVPQLLRAALQSLNRAR, from the coding sequence ATGATCGCCTTCGTCAGCGGCCCGGTCGCCGCGCTCGCCCCCACCCTGGCCGTGATCGAGGTCGGGGGAGTGGGCATGGCCGTGCACTGCACGCCGAACACCATCGCCGGCCTGCGGATGGGCGAGCAGGCCCGGCTGGCCACCTCGCTGGTCGTACGGGAGGACTCGCTCACCCTCTACGGCTTCGCCGACGACGACGAGCGGCAGGTCTTTGAACTGCTCCAGACCGCGAGCGGGGTCGGGCCGAGGCTGGCGCAGGCGATGCTCGGGGTGCACAGCCCGGACGCGCTGCGGACGGCTGTCTCGACGGGTGACGAGAAGGCGCTGATGGCGGTGCCGGGGATCGGCAAGAAGGGGGCGCAGAAGCTGCTCCTGGAGCTGAAGGACAAGCTGGGGGCCCCGCTGGGCGCGAGCGGCCTGGTCGGCGCGCAGCGGGCCGTGGCCGCCGGGCCCGCGCCGTGGACCGAGCAGCTGGCCGCGGCGCTGATCGGGCTCGGCTACGCGTCCCGTGACGCCGAGGAGGCCGTCTCCGCGGTGACCCCGCAGGCCGAGGCCGCCATCGCCGCCGGCGGGTCCGCCCCTGTCCCGCAGCTCCTGCGCGCCGCGCTGCAGTCCCTGAACCGAGCCCGCTGA
- the ruvB gene encoding Holliday junction branch migration DNA helicase RuvB: MNWDDESDRIVAPAADGEDTAVEAALRPKDLGEFVGQEKVRQQLDLVLKAARQRGATADHVLLSGAPGLGKTTLSMIIAAEMGAPIRITSGPAIQHAGDLAAILSSLQEGEVLFLDEIHRMSRPAEEMLYMAMEDFRVDVIVGKGPGATAIPLELPPFTLVGATTRAGLLPPPLRDRFGFTGHMEFYAPEELERVIHRSARLLDVEIDVDGAAEIAGRSRGTPRIANRLLRRVRDYAQVRADGVINREVAGTALQVYEVDARGLDRLDRAVLEALLKLFGGGPVGLSTLAVAVGEERETVEEVAEPFLVREGLLARTPRGRVATPAAWAHLGLVPPQQHGSGSSGQQGLFRA, encoded by the coding sequence GTGAACTGGGACGACGAGAGCGACCGCATTGTCGCGCCGGCAGCCGACGGGGAGGACACCGCCGTCGAGGCGGCGCTGCGTCCCAAGGACCTCGGCGAGTTCGTCGGTCAGGAGAAGGTCCGCCAGCAGCTGGACCTCGTCCTCAAGGCGGCCCGCCAGCGCGGCGCGACCGCCGACCACGTCCTGCTCTCCGGCGCCCCCGGCCTCGGCAAGACCACGCTGTCGATGATCATCGCGGCCGAGATGGGCGCGCCCATCCGCATCACCTCCGGCCCCGCCATCCAGCACGCCGGAGACCTCGCGGCGATCCTCTCCTCCCTCCAGGAGGGCGAGGTCCTCTTCCTCGACGAGATCCACCGCATGTCCCGGCCCGCCGAGGAAATGCTCTACATGGCCATGGAGGACTTCCGCGTCGACGTGATCGTCGGCAAGGGGCCCGGGGCCACGGCGATCCCGCTGGAGCTGCCCCCGTTCACCCTCGTCGGGGCGACCACACGGGCCGGACTGCTGCCGCCCCCGCTGCGCGACCGCTTCGGATTCACCGGGCACATGGAGTTCTACGCCCCCGAGGAGCTGGAGCGCGTCATCCACCGCTCCGCCCGCCTCCTCGACGTCGAGATCGACGTCGACGGCGCCGCCGAGATCGCCGGCCGCTCCCGCGGCACCCCGCGCATCGCCAACCGCCTGCTGCGCCGGGTCCGCGACTACGCCCAGGTCCGCGCCGACGGTGTGATCAACCGTGAGGTGGCCGGTACCGCCCTCCAGGTGTACGAGGTGGACGCGCGCGGGCTCGACCGGCTGGACCGGGCCGTCCTGGAGGCGCTGCTCAAGCTCTTCGGCGGCGGGCCCGTGGGCCTCTCCACGCTCGCCGTCGCCGTCGGCGAGGAGCGGGAAACGGTGGAGGAGGTCGCGGAGCCGTTCCTCGTCCGCGAAGGGCTGCTCGCACGCACCCCGCGGGGGCGCGTCGCGACGCCTGCCGCCTGGGCCCACCTGGGGCTCGTGCCGCCCCAGCAGCACGGGAGCGGATCAAGCGGACAACAGGGCTTGTTCAGGGCCTGA
- the secF gene encoding protein translocase subunit SecF translates to MSKLGDLGARLYRGEVGYDFVGKRFIWYGVSILITITAIAALAIQGLNMGIEFKGGAVFTTPKTAVSIAKATEDAEKASGHDAIVQELGTGGLRIQISGLDTDSATDVKKQLATDLKVTEADINADLVGPSWGEQIANKAWTGLGIFMVLVVIYLAIAFEWRMAVAALIALIHDLTITVGIYALVGFEVTPGTVIGLLTILGYSLYDTVVVFDGLKEGSKDITKQTRWTYSEVANRSINGTLVRSINTTVVALLPVAALLFIGGGLLDAGMLNDISLSLFVGLAAGAYSSIFIATPLVVDLKEREPAMKALKKRVLAKRAAAAAKGESADEGYESGDEPQVVAQGRQGRRR, encoded by the coding sequence ATGTCGAAGCTGGGAGATCTCGGCGCCAGGCTGTACCGCGGTGAGGTCGGCTACGACTTCGTCGGCAAGCGCTTCATCTGGTACGGCGTTTCCATCCTGATCACCATCACGGCGATCGCGGCCCTGGCCATTCAGGGCCTCAACATGGGCATCGAGTTCAAGGGCGGTGCCGTCTTCACCACTCCGAAGACGGCCGTCTCGATCGCCAAGGCCACGGAGGACGCGGAGAAGGCCTCGGGCCACGACGCGATCGTCCAGGAGCTCGGCACCGGCGGCCTGCGGATCCAGATCTCCGGTCTGGACACCGACTCCGCGACCGACGTGAAGAAGCAGCTCGCCACCGACCTCAAGGTCACCGAGGCCGACATCAACGCGGACCTGGTCGGCCCCAGCTGGGGTGAGCAGATCGCCAACAAGGCCTGGACCGGCCTCGGCATCTTCATGGTCCTCGTGGTGATCTACCTGGCCATCGCCTTCGAGTGGCGGATGGCGGTCGCGGCGCTGATCGCCCTGATCCACGACCTCACGATCACCGTCGGCATCTACGCGCTGGTCGGCTTCGAGGTCACCCCGGGTACGGTCATCGGTCTGCTGACGATCCTCGGTTACTCGCTCTACGACACCGTCGTCGTCTTCGACGGTCTCAAGGAGGGGTCGAAGGACATCACCAAGCAGACCCGCTGGACGTACAGCGAGGTCGCCAACCGCAGCATCAACGGCACGCTGGTCCGCTCGATCAACACCACGGTCGTGGCGCTGCTCCCGGTCGCGGCCCTGCTCTTCATCGGCGGCGGCCTCCTGGACGCCGGCATGCTGAACGACATCTCGCTGTCGCTGTTCGTCGGCCTCGCGGCCGGTGCGTACTCCTCGATCTTCATCGCGACCCCGCTGGTCGTGGACCTCAAGGAGCGCGAGCCGGCGATGAAGGCCCTGAAGAAGCGGGTGCTCGCGAAGCGGGCGGCCGCGGCGGCGAAGGGCGAGTCCGCGGACGAGGGCTACGAGTCCGGGGACGAGCCGCAGGTCGTGGCGCAGGGCCGGCAGGGACGGCGCCGGTGA
- a CDS encoding adenine phosphoribosyltransferase, whose translation MTELLSADVRELLLGRIKDVADYPKPGVMFKDITPLLADPKAFAALTDALVELAGQYGATKIVGLEARGFILAAPVAVQAGIGFVPVRKAGKLPGATLGQSYELEYGTAEIEVHAEDLSAGDRVMVIDDVLATGGTAEASLSLIRRAGAEVAGVAVLMELSFLPGRAKLAGALGEAPLDALIVV comes from the coding sequence GTGACCGAGCTGCTCTCCGCGGACGTTCGCGAGCTGCTGCTCGGCCGGATCAAGGACGTGGCGGACTACCCGAAGCCGGGCGTGATGTTCAAGGACATCACCCCGCTGCTGGCGGACCCGAAGGCGTTCGCGGCGCTGACGGACGCGCTGGTGGAGCTGGCCGGGCAGTACGGCGCGACGAAGATCGTCGGGCTGGAGGCGCGCGGGTTCATCCTGGCGGCTCCGGTGGCCGTACAGGCCGGGATCGGCTTCGTGCCGGTGCGCAAGGCCGGGAAGCTGCCGGGGGCGACGCTGGGGCAGTCCTACGAGCTGGAGTACGGCACCGCGGAGATCGAGGTCCACGCGGAGGATCTGTCGGCCGGCGACCGGGTCATGGTCATCGACGATGTGCTGGCCACCGGTGGCACCGCCGAGGCGTCGCTCTCGCTGATCCGGCGGGCCGGCGCGGAGGTCGCCGGGGTGGCGGTCCTGATGGAGCTGTCCTTCCTGCCCGGTCGGGCGAAGCTGGCCGGTGCGCTGGGTGAGGCTCCGCTGGATGCGCTGATCGTGGTCTGA
- the yajC gene encoding preprotein translocase subunit YajC: protein MNIVTLLPFIVLIGAMFLMTRSAKKKQQAAAQMRDHMTPGTGVRTIGGMYATVKEIGDDTVTLEVAPGVHAIFAKNSIGAVLDDAEYNRIVHGATDDLTIDTPVVPDDASSLTEKDADETPKLDLGKKDEPKDEPKDEPKGDEPKDGKADGEPGAK from the coding sequence GTGAATATCGTGACACTCCTCCCGTTCATCGTGCTCATCGGGGCGATGTTCCTGATGACCCGCTCCGCGAAGAAGAAGCAGCAGGCGGCCGCGCAGATGCGCGACCACATGACGCCCGGCACCGGGGTCCGCACCATCGGCGGCATGTACGCCACGGTGAAGGAGATCGGCGACGACACCGTCACCCTTGAGGTGGCTCCCGGCGTCCACGCGATCTTCGCGAAGAACTCCATCGGCGCCGTCCTCGACGACGCGGAATACAACCGCATCGTCCACGGCGCGACCGATGATCTGACCATCGACACGCCGGTCGTCCCCGACGACGCCTCCTCCCTCACCGAGAAGGACGCGGACGAGACCCCGAAGCTCGACCTCGGCAAGAAGGACGAGCCGAAGGACGAGCCGAAGGACGAGCCCAAGGGCGACGAGCCCAAGGACGGCAAGGCGGACGGCGAGCCCGGCGCGAAGTAG